A DNA window from Cydia splendana chromosome 24, ilCydSple1.2, whole genome shotgun sequence contains the following coding sequences:
- the LOC134802422 gene encoding uncharacterized protein LOC134802422, with protein MTADPKSKLSELQATISKMSLEACCVAVLPELGLLWGDVSRAIRASRLPMTSASAARVLCKHIARSLPAEEYDDLLNRLKLKLVATQSRVWHLVSLSEPESEEPASAAAMTSRVRHALRKAKAPKNMTTVVESVNIGDLVYFSVQLVSASRQGNTLYCAVPPGRPVALLSSLGAKTMLKAIVEGLGYKTYTDESLHGRDIPSLLRIHARGSGGDHAGLLRGAPEYRPQPLLTDNGIDFTYKGYNEEYMELVMGPNPPLMTDLKIQTSEPFFDPNRLKKNINLTIELKSPDIASTLKEWVRLGALSPTSPLVQIFHQTQSNSIAYQRDDD; from the exons ATGACCGCTGATCCTAAATCTA AGTTATCCGAGCTTCAAGCAACGATTTCCAAAATGTCGCTTGAGGCGTGCTGTGTCGCGGTATTACCGGAGCTGGGGCTCCTCTGGGGCGACGTGTCGCGCGCAATCCGCGCCTCTAGACTGCCCATGACGTCTGCGAGCGCCGCGAGGGTGCTCTGCAAACACATAGCCCGTTCACTGCCGGCTGAAGAATATGATGACTTGTTGAACCGCTTGAAGCTTAAAT TGGTAGCAACCCAGAGCCGAGTGTGGCACCTGGTGTCGTTGTCGGAGCCGGAGTCGGAGGAGCCCGCGTCCGCGGCCGCCATGACGTCGCGCGTGCGCCACGCGCTGCGGAAGGCCAAGGCACCCAAGAATATGACCACTGTG GTCGAGTCAGTGAACATCGGTGACCTGGTGTACTTCAGCGTACAACTAGTGTCCGCGAGCAGGCAGGGCAACACGCTGTACTGCGCGGTCCCGCCGGGGCGGCCCGTGGCGCTGCTCAGCTCCCTAGGGGCCAAGACCATGCTGAAGGCCATTGTAGAAG GTCTCGGCTATAAAACCTACACGGACGAGAGCCTCCACGGCCGCGACATCCCGTCCCTCCTGCGCATACACGCGCGGGGCTCCGGCGGCGACCACGCGGGGCTCCTGCGGGGCGCTCCGGAGTACCGCCCGCAGCCGCTGCTCACCGACAACGGCATAGATTTTACCTACAA GGGCTACAATGAAGAGTACATGGAGCTGGTGATGGGCCCCAACCCGCCGCTGATGACGGACCTCAAGATACAGACCTCCGAGCCCTTCTTTGACCCTAATAG GTTGAAGAAAAACATAAACCTGACGATAGAGCTAAAGAGCCCGGACATCGCGTCCACGCTGAAGGAGTGGGTGCGGCTCGGCGCGCTGTCGCCCACCTCCCCGCTCGTGCAGATCTTCCACCAGACGCAGAGCAACAGCATCGCCTACCAGCGGGACGACGACTAG